The Paenibacillus sp. RC334 nucleotide sequence CGTTGCTTTCTTTTCTTTGTAAATGTCATGTGAATCCTCCTTTTGAAGTGGTTGCTGGTTTAAAGCCATCTATCTTTTAAAAGCCTGGAGAGTGGACGAAAATCATTCGCTTGTACTCAGCCTCGCCTTTAAAATTTGTAGGAAACAAACGTTACTAGCCCCTCAAATAAAACGCTTACAAAATATGCTTTCAAAATGGCATAACGTCAGCACATCATGCCATCTTAGCTGATGACTGTCTACTTTAGCCTTTAACAGCACCAATGGTCAAGCCCTTGACGAAATAACGCTGAATGAACGGGTACAGCAGTAAAATCGGTCCGGTGACCACGATCGCCATTGCCATTTTGGTCGATTCGGTCGGCATATCGTTGGAGAGTGAAACGCCGGTACCTGCCCCCATTTGCGCGATAAATTGCATCGAGTTGATTACATTATACAGATAATATTGCAGCTGGTATTTATGTGGATCATTAATAAAGAGTGAAGACGAGAACCAGTCATTCCAGTATGCCAAGGCCAGAAACAACCCCACGGTGGCAATGCCCGGCGTAGACAAAGGCAGCACAATCCGATAGTAGATTTTAAAATCACCCGCACCGTCAATTTTGGCAGACTCAAACAGCTCTTCCGGCATGGACGAACGAATGAAGTTTTTCATCAAAATGATCAGAAACGGAGTCATCAGCCCCGGGAAAATAAGCACCGTATACGTATCGAGCAGTCCTAAATACTTCGTCAGCATAATGTACCAGGGTACCAAGCCGCCCCCGAACAACGTTGTAAAGTAAATATAGAACGAGAATGCGTTCCGGTATTTAAAATCTTTACGCGCCAGCACATATCCCGCCATCGTCATCAGGAACAGGCCCAACGTCGTACCTACTACAGTTGTAAAAATGGTCACACCGTACGCCCTCAGCACCTCTTCAGGAAAGGTGAACACCGTCCGGTATCCTTCCAGCGAAAATTCCTGTGGAATAAAATGATATCCATCTCTGATAATCGACTCATTACTGGTCAATGATGCCGAAATAATAAGTAGAAATGGCAGTAAACAAGCAATAGAAGCAATAATGATTACCGCATAAGAAATAATCTGAAAAATTCGGGTGTATACATCCTCTTTGATCGCCATCCGTTTGGGTCCTCCTTTCTAGAACAAGGCATATTCGTCGTTCAGCTTGCGGATAATATAGTTCACAGTCATGATCAGTATAAAGCCGAACAAGGACTGGTACACGCCTGCCGCCGAAGCCATACCGACATCAAAGGTTACTTTCAGTGAACGGTACACATACGTGTCCAAAATATCCGTCGTATTGTACAGCACCCCATTGTTGCCGATTAATTGATAGAAGAGATCGAACTGTCCCTTCATAATACTGCCGAGCGCGAACAGCAGCAGCACGACGAACGTCGATTTGAGCATAGGCACGGTAATGTACCAGATCCGTTGAAAAATGTTGGCCCCGTCCATTTTCGCCGCCTCATAGTACTCGTCGCTAATGCCTGTAATGGCCGCCAAATAAATCACCATACTGTAGCCGAGATTTTTCCACAGGTAGAACAGGATAATCAGGAAAATCCATACCCACGGTTTGTTGTATACATCCACACGTTCACCGCCGATTTGCAGCAGCAGCGTATTCAGAAAGCCGTTATCATAATTAAATATGTTATACACGATAACGCTTAGAATAACGAAAGAAACAAAATAAGGCAGGAACATCACAGATTGAGCGATCTTTTTAAAGTAACGCCCCCGCAGCTCATTCAGCAAAATCGCGAGAACAATCGCTAACACGTTGCCAAATAAAATAAATGCTGCGTTGTATCCGACCGTATTCAATGTCAATTTCGTCAGCGTGCCGGATTGCCATAGAAATTGAAAATTCTGAAGTCCGACAAACTTGGCATCGAACAAGCTGGTATTGAAGTCAAACTGGGTAAATGCATAATAGATACCCACCATAGGAATGTAAGAGTTAATGAAGAAAAAGATCAAGGTCGGCAGCAGCATTAAAAATAATATCCGATTACGGATCAGTTCATGGAAAAATCCATTTTTCCTGCCGCTCGCCAGCCTCCTCCCGTTCAGGCGGGAATCTGTCGTGAGCATAGCAGAACTCTTAGGCACAGGCTGATTCAATGTGAGTCACTCCCCCTCTGTATACGTTACCAACAGCATGTTTTGCAGTACCGCCGTCGTATGACCCTATTTTATGTAAGCGCATTCAAAATGAAAAGTGAAGCCTTGCGTACTTCATGAACAAAGGAGTGTCCTAAAGAGTGAACAATTCGGATATTTGTGAAGTATTGTGTGATATAAGGCGCCTGATAGACGCCCAAAACCCACTTATAAAGCATAATTAAACGTTTGAGGTTGCCCTTCACTATCATGTAACTCGAAACGCAGTTCACCGTCATTTTTGTTCTGACCGATAAACTTGATGCCATCTTCCCTGAACCGTTTGACATTTTGAAGCGGGATCAAACTTGCTGACTTACTCTCGCTCTGCGATTCACCAAATAAATGCTAAGCCCGATTAATACCAGACCGATCAGCAGAAAAGCTGTAATCGTTTCGTGCAGCAGCAAGGAGCTGACAAACACCGAGATAACAGGCACCAAAAACGTATAAGACGCGACTTTGCTCGCATCCCCCGAGTTAACCAGTGTGAAATACAGCAACCAAGACAGCGAAATGCCCAACACGATACCGAACAACAGCCCCGACACATAAGGAACATTCCATACGATGTCTGACCAGCTTTCCGTCACTGTTCCGGCTCCCGTCAACACGATGCCTCCCAATGTGCATTGAAATGCGACCAGCCACAGC carries:
- a CDS encoding carbohydrate ABC transporter permease, with the protein product MAIKEDVYTRIFQIISYAVIIIASIACLLPFLLIISASLTSNESIIRDGYHFIPQEFSLEGYRTVFTFPEEVLRAYGVTIFTTVVGTTLGLFLMTMAGYVLARKDFKYRNAFSFYIYFTTLFGGGLVPWYIMLTKYLGLLDTYTVLIFPGLMTPFLIILMKNFIRSSMPEELFESAKIDGAGDFKIYYRIVLPLSTPGIATVGLFLALAYWNDWFSSSLFINDPHKYQLQYYLYNVINSMQFIAQMGAGTGVSLSNDMPTESTKMAMAIVVTGPILLLYPFIQRYFVKGLTIGAVKG
- a CDS encoding ABC transporter permease subunit — translated: MNQPVPKSSAMLTTDSRLNGRRLASGRKNGFFHELIRNRILFLMLLPTLIFFFINSYIPMVGIYYAFTQFDFNTSLFDAKFVGLQNFQFLWQSGTLTKLTLNTVGYNAAFILFGNVLAIVLAILLNELRGRYFKKIAQSVMFLPYFVSFVILSVIVYNIFNYDNGFLNTLLLQIGGERVDVYNKPWVWIFLIILFYLWKNLGYSMVIYLAAITGISDEYYEAAKMDGANIFQRIWYITVPMLKSTFVVLLLFALGSIMKGQFDLFYQLIGNNGVLYNTTDILDTYVYRSLKVTFDVGMASAAGVYQSLFGFILIMTVNYIIRKLNDEYALF